One Phoenix dactylifera cultivar Barhee BC4 chromosome 14, palm_55x_up_171113_PBpolish2nd_filt_p, whole genome shotgun sequence DNA window includes the following coding sequences:
- the LOC103710825 gene encoding O-fucosyltransferase 1, which produces MRRGGEFWGRRGGSRQLKHLGGGMKGFAGRLSIAVLALVICCLSLFSMIGVTRPSNQVEYVDVNKLWRTADSGGWRPSSAPRSYWPPPPNVSNGYLRVRCNGGLNQQRSAICNAVVAARIMNATLVLPELDANSFWHDESGFPGIYDVEHFIKVLRYDIRIVEKLPEISSNGKAKKMKSYQIRPPRDAPLSWYTTTALEKMRKQGVIYLTPFSHRLAEEIDDPELQRLRCRVNYHALRFKPHIMKTSSEIVNKLRANGHFMSIHLRFEMDMLAFAGCLDIFAPEEQKILKEYREKNFAEKVLIYRDRMLIGKCPLTPEQVGLILQSMGFDNNTRIYLAAGELFGGDRFMKPFGTMFPHLENHSTVGPEKLEENARGLAGAAVDYMVCLLSDIFLPTYDGPSNFANNLMGHRLYYGFRTIIQPDRKALAPIFMDIEEGRTAGSKERIRQVMFRTKFGGPHQRVPPESFYTNSWPECFCQMSPKKSADKCPPDNVLEVLDSQL; this is translated from the exons ATGAGGAG ggGTGGAGAGTTTTGGGGGCGGAGAGGGGGGTCGAGGCAGCTGAAGCACCTCGGCGGGGGGATGAAGGGGTTCGCGGGACGGCTGTCGATCGCCGTGCTCGCTCTAGTAATCTGTTGTCTGTCTCTGTTCTCGATGATAGGGGTGACCCGTCCTTCGAATCAGGTGGAG TATGTTGATGTAAATAAGCTCTGGAGAACTGCTGATTCTGGTGGTTGGAGACCGTCATCTGCTCCACGATCATATTGGCCTC CTCCTCCAAATGTGAGTAATGGCTACCTACGAGTGCGTTGCAATGGTGGCTTGAATCAACAACGAAGTGCG ATATGTAATGCAGTTGTTGCCGCAAGAATCATGAATGCAACCCTTGTGCTACCAGAGTTGGATGCAAATTCTTTCTGGCACGATGAGAG TGGTTTTCCAGGTATCTATGATGTTGAGCATTTCATCAAGGTTTTGAGGTATGACATCCGTATAGTGGAAAAGCTTCCTGAAATCTCTTCAAATGGAAAGGCCAAGAAGATGAAATCTTATCAG ATTCGTCCACCAAGGGATGCTCCTCTGAGCTGGTATACGACAACTGCTTTGGAAAAGATGAGGAAGCAAGGTGTTATTTACCTCACCCCCTTTTCACATCGTTTGGCagaggagattgatgacccagaACTTCAGAGGTTGAGGTGTCGAGTGAATTATCATGCACTTCGATTCAAGCCACACATAATGAAGACAAGCAGTGAGATAGTTAATAAGCTTCGTGCAAATGGCCATTTCATGTCAATACACCTTCGGTTTGAGATGGATATGCTTGCCTTTGCTgg GTGTTTGGATATATTTGCGCCTGAAGAACAGAAAATTTTGAAAGAATACCGAGAAAAAAACTTTGCAGAGAAGGTACTCATCTATAGGGACAGGATGCTTATTGGGAAGTGCCCATTAACTCCAGAACAG GTGGGCCTTATCTTGCAATCCATGGGATTTGACAACAACACACGCATCTATCTTGCTGCTGGTGAACTTTTTGGTGGAGATCGCTTCATGAAACCATTCGGGACAATGTTCCCTCACCTTGAAAACCACAGCACCGTGGGACCTGAAAAGCTTGAAGAGAATGCACGAGGGCTGGCTGGTGCTGCTGTGGATTACATGGTCTGCCTCCTCTCAGATATTTTCTTGCCAACATATGATGGTCCAAGTAACTTTGCAAATAATCTCATGGGCCATCGGCTGTACTATGGCTTCCGCACCATCATCCAGCCTGACCGAAAAGCCCTAGCTCCAATATTCATGGATATAGAGGAAGGGCGCACAGCTGGCTCCAAAGAGCGGATCAGGCAAGTTATGTTCCGGACCAAATTTGGTGGGCCCCATCAGCGGGTCCCACCCGAGTCTTTCTATACAAATTCATGGCCTGAATGTTTCTGCCAAATGTCTCCAAAAAAATCTGCTGACAAATGCCCCCCTGATAATGTCTTGGAAGTCCTTGATAGCCAGCTGTGA